A stretch of Desulfurivibrio alkaliphilus AHT 2 DNA encodes these proteins:
- a CDS encoding MBL fold metallo-hydrolase RNA specificity domain-containing protein, which produces MKITFFGAAGTVTGSQHLIEVNGQRLLLDCGLFQGKRKESFELNRRGFCDARSLDALILSHAHIDHSGNIPCLVKNGFTGDIICTPATRDLCAIMLMDSAHIQEQDVQFVNKQRAKNGQHLFEPLYEKEDVVRAMGQFIGISPKRQKEILPGIYLTFTEAGHMLGSANVVLDIYEDGAGDNGGEKEGRGRHRRLIFSGDIGRPGIPIIRDPAQLSEGADILIMESTYGHRSHQPYPDSERELERIVNETYQRGGCLLIPAFAVGRTQQLVYALHKLYLDNAIPEVPIYVDSPLATRATDIYRLHPEAYDREIRDFILKGNHDNPFGFDTLRYTQSVGDSKQLNALKKPAVIISASGMMEGGRILHHLRNRVSDPRNTILVTGWQAPNTLGRKIVEGQETVKVFGEEFPLQAKVEQLTGFSGHADREGLLAWAGAMEKKPSHTFLVHGEAEATQALASALQEELGFSNIEIPELYQEFDI; this is translated from the coding sequence ATGAAAATAACCTTCTTCGGCGCCGCCGGCACCGTTACCGGCTCCCAGCACCTGATCGAAGTAAACGGGCAGCGCCTGCTGCTGGACTGCGGCCTGTTCCAAGGCAAACGCAAGGAATCATTCGAGCTCAACCGCCGGGGTTTTTGTGATGCCCGCAGCCTGGACGCCCTGATCCTCTCCCATGCCCATATTGACCACTCCGGCAACATTCCCTGCCTGGTCAAAAACGGTTTTACCGGCGATATCATCTGCACCCCGGCCACCCGCGATCTCTGCGCCATCATGCTGATGGACAGCGCCCATATCCAGGAACAGGATGTGCAGTTCGTCAATAAACAGCGGGCCAAAAACGGCCAGCACCTTTTTGAACCGCTCTACGAAAAGGAAGATGTGGTCCGGGCCATGGGCCAGTTCATCGGCATCAGCCCCAAGCGCCAAAAGGAGATCCTGCCCGGCATTTATCTGACTTTCACCGAGGCCGGCCATATGCTGGGCAGCGCCAATGTGGTGCTGGATATTTATGAGGATGGCGCCGGGGATAATGGCGGCGAAAAAGAGGGCCGGGGTCGCCACCGGCGGCTGATCTTCAGCGGTGACATCGGCCGCCCCGGCATTCCCATTATCCGCGATCCGGCCCAGCTTTCCGAAGGGGCGGACATTTTAATTATGGAAAGCACCTACGGCCACCGTAGCCACCAGCCCTACCCGGATTCGGAACGTGAGCTGGAGCGGATCGTCAACGAAACCTACCAGCGCGGCGGCTGCCTGCTGATTCCCGCCTTTGCCGTGGGCCGCACCCAGCAGCTGGTCTACGCCCTGCACAAGCTCTACCTCGACAACGCCATCCCCGAGGTGCCGATTTACGTAGACAGTCCACTGGCCACCCGGGCCACCGATATTTACCGCCTGCACCCGGAGGCCTACGACCGGGAGATCCGGGATTTCATCCTCAAGGGTAATCACGACAACCCTTTCGGCTTCGACACCCTGCGCTACACCCAGTCGGTGGGCGATTCCAAACAGTTGAACGCGCTGAAGAAACCGGCGGTGATTATCAGCGCCAGCGGTATGATGGAAGGCGGCCGGATTTTGCACCACCTGCGCAATCGGGTCAGCGACCCCAGAAACACCATCCTGGTCACCGGCTGGCAGGCCCCCAACACCTTGGGGCGCAAAATCGTGGAAGGGCAGGAAACGGTCAAGGTGTTCGGTGAAGAGTTCCCTTTGCAGGCCAAAGTGGAACAACTCACCGGCTTCAGCGGCCATGCCGACCGGGAGGGCCTGCTAGCCTGGGCCGGGGCCATGGAAAAAAAACCATCCCACACCTTCCTGGTCCACGGCGAAGCGGAGGCCACCCAGGCACTGGCCTCCGCCCTGCAGGAAGAACTGGGCTTCAGCAACATCGAGATCCCGGAGCTTTACCAGGAGTTTGATATATAA
- a CDS encoding alpha/beta fold hydrolase encodes MSVISEPLTEPTGCTLRGHDGTPLACDCLGAGEPLLLFVHGWTCRRSYWAPQISFFGRRQAVAAIDLPGHGHSSPGERETWTVSGLAADVAAGAKELKAGQVILVGHSMGGAVAMEAARQLAGLAAAVVLVDTFVIDYGGLAPEVVENIFAPFADDFPAAIAGLVEQTSTAATPLELKRQLIREMSQADPAWALPLWRDLLNWNPAPAFAELQIPLHAINGALIPESARQRCAPFVGETIVPGAGHFLQMEDPAGFNRVLAQVLAESILA; translated from the coding sequence ATGTCTGTGATTAGTGAGCCGCTGACCGAGCCGACCGGTTGCACCCTGCGGGGGCATGACGGCACCCCGTTGGCCTGCGACTGCCTGGGGGCGGGCGAACCGTTGCTGCTGTTTGTGCATGGCTGGACCTGCCGCCGGAGCTACTGGGCGCCCCAGATCAGCTTTTTTGGCCGCCGGCAGGCGGTGGCGGCCATCGACCTGCCGGGGCATGGCCATTCCAGCCCCGGAGAGCGGGAAACCTGGACGGTAAGCGGGCTGGCCGCCGATGTGGCGGCCGGGGCCAAAGAGCTTAAGGCCGGCCAGGTGATTCTGGTGGGCCACTCCATGGGCGGGGCGGTGGCTATGGAGGCCGCCCGGCAGCTTGCGGGTCTGGCCGCCGCCGTGGTTTTGGTCGATACCTTTGTTATTGATTATGGCGGGTTGGCCCCGGAAGTGGTGGAGAACATCTTCGCCCCCTTTGCCGACGATTTCCCTGCCGCCATCGCCGGCCTGGTGGAGCAGACCTCCACCGCCGCCACCCCGCTGGAGCTGAAACGGCAACTGATCCGGGAGATGTCCCAGGCCGATCCGGCCTGGGCCTTGCCCCTCTGGCGCGATCTGCTCAACTGGAATCCGGCCCCGGCCTTCGCCGAACTGCAGATCCCGCTGCACGCCATCAACGGCGCCCTGATTCCGGAATCAGCCCGTCAGCGTTGCGCTCCCTTCGTTGGGGAAACCATCGTCCCCGGCGCCGGCCACTTCCTGCAAATGGAAGATCCCGCCGGCTTTAATCGAGTGCTGGCGCAGGTGCTGGCTGAATCTATCCTGGCCTGA
- a CDS encoding helix-turn-helix transcriptional regulator, with protein sequence MGSGIKAAKEFNLWRERERLIAGIYATITDPAGWMTFLRELVGLSQSRSARLLLLNAGADQVLSSFKLNIDDDYHRRYVQYYVNACPWRPELRRKEPGRLYSTYLHFSCRQPDYYRTEFFNEWAGPQNIHHGLCGTVYQDDERSVQLLIQRTRGQGHYSEAETEFINDFVPHLQQSLVLAGQVAAGRARDEAVALAAGRETLPFVLLNHELRVVYTTPGAEELLGGGWLTSRDGRLRLGDEQADQRLQKVLRSSLQAAASRLFDDDGGTVEIPSADGLGRQLLVRPIHPEVPVVVGEPPAHVAVYFYDPEGGLVIDPERLRRLYALSEAEIRVARALAVTPEPASVARRCHLSLHTVRSHIKSIFLKTGAGSQAALIKLLLAGPARRR encoded by the coding sequence ATGGGTAGCGGGATTAAAGCTGCAAAAGAATTTAACCTGTGGCGCGAGCGGGAGCGTCTGATCGCCGGCATTTATGCCACGATCACCGATCCCGCCGGCTGGATGACCTTTTTGCGCGAACTGGTGGGGCTCAGCCAATCCCGCTCGGCCCGGCTGCTGTTGCTCAATGCCGGCGCCGACCAGGTGCTTTCCAGTTTCAAACTCAATATCGACGATGACTATCATCGGCGCTATGTTCAGTACTACGTCAATGCCTGCCCCTGGCGCCCGGAATTGCGGCGCAAAGAACCGGGCCGGCTCTATTCCACCTACCTGCATTTCAGTTGCCGGCAGCCGGATTATTACCGCACCGAGTTTTTCAACGAATGGGCCGGGCCGCAGAATATCCATCACGGACTTTGCGGCACCGTTTACCAGGATGACGAGCGCTCGGTGCAACTGCTGATTCAGCGTACCCGGGGGCAGGGGCATTACAGCGAGGCGGAAACCGAATTTATCAACGACTTTGTGCCCCATCTGCAGCAGTCTTTGGTGCTGGCCGGGCAGGTAGCGGCCGGCCGGGCCCGGGACGAGGCAGTGGCCCTGGCGGCAGGGCGGGAAACCCTGCCCTTTGTGCTGTTGAACCACGAACTGCGGGTGGTTTACACCACGCCCGGGGCCGAGGAACTGTTGGGCGGCGGCTGGCTTACCAGTCGGGATGGGCGCCTGCGCTTGGGCGACGAGCAGGCTGACCAGCGGCTGCAGAAGGTGCTCCGATCAAGTCTGCAGGCGGCGGCCAGCCGCTTGTTTGATGATGACGGCGGCACGGTGGAGATACCGTCGGCCGACGGGCTGGGTCGGCAACTGCTGGTACGCCCCATTCACCCCGAGGTGCCGGTGGTGGTGGGTGAGCCCCCGGCCCATGTGGCGGTCTATTTTTATGACCCTGAAGGCGGCCTGGTAATTGACCCGGAGCGGTTGCGCCGTCTTTACGCGTTATCGGAAGCGGAGATCCGGGTGGCCCGGGCGCTGGCGGTGACCCCCGAGCCGGCGTCGGTGGCAAGGCGCTGCCACCTCAGCCTGCATACGGTGCGCTCCCACATCAAGTCGATTTTTCTTAAGACCGGCGCCGGCAGCCAGGCGGCCCTGATCAAGCTGCTGCTCGCCGGCCCGGCCCGCCGCCGCTGA
- a CDS encoding Maf family protein, with amino-acid sequence MFRNLQPLVLASGSPRRREMLAELGLEFTVAVAAIAEVAGAGEGPADFARRLALEKAAAVAPGFPEAWVLGADTVVVLEDRILGKPADAGQAEAMLAALSGREHTVWTAFALCRGREQAVAAVSTRVWFAELDPALIRAYVATGEPLDKAGAYGVQGRGGALVAKIEGSVSNVIGLPLAEVTTALITHDIIVPS; translated from the coding sequence ATGTTTAGGAATTTGCAACCTCTGGTTTTGGCTTCCGGTTCGCCTCGGCGGCGGGAGATGCTGGCTGAGCTGGGGCTTGAGTTTACCGTGGCGGTCGCGGCTATTGCCGAGGTGGCCGGGGCGGGGGAGGGGCCGGCTGACTTTGCCCGCCGCCTGGCTCTGGAGAAAGCCGCGGCGGTGGCGCCCGGGTTTCCGGAGGCCTGGGTGCTGGGGGCGGATACGGTGGTGGTCCTGGAAGACCGAATTCTGGGCAAACCTGCCGACGCGGGGCAGGCCGAGGCCATGCTGGCGGCCTTGAGTGGCCGGGAGCATACGGTCTGGACCGCTTTTGCCTTGTGCAGGGGCCGGGAGCAGGCGGTGGCGGCGGTGTCGACCCGGGTGTGGTTTGCCGAGCTTGACCCGGCGCTGATCCGTGCCTATGTGGCCACCGGCGAACCGCTGGACAAAGCCGGCGCCTACGGGGTTCAAGGCCGGGGTGGGGCGCTGGTGGCCAAGATCGAGGGTTCGGTGAGCAATGTCATCGGCCTGCCCCTTGCCGAGGTAACCACGGCCTTGATTACTCATGATATCATTGTCCCCTCCTGA